A window of the Acidithiobacillus thiooxidans ATCC 19377 genome harbors these coding sequences:
- a CDS encoding cupin domain-containing protein, producing the protein MDPQQLIRQLDLQPHPEGGWYRRTFTSPAMLSTPHGNRPTLTCIFYLLDENHLSRWHMIQSPELWHFYKGAPLELITYQPDTPLLQKCILGNELDAGQILQAIVPGKTWQCARSLGAFSLMGCTVTPGFDFRDFQFVRDLPDHALHFQGAMAGLRHFL; encoded by the coding sequence GTGGATCCTCAGCAACTCATTCGCCAGCTTGATCTCCAACCCCACCCAGAAGGGGGTTGGTATCGACGTACCTTTACGTCCCCAGCAATGTTGTCCACGCCACATGGCAACCGCCCTACACTGACCTGTATTTTTTATCTGTTGGATGAAAATCATCTGTCCCGCTGGCATATGATCCAATCCCCTGAACTCTGGCATTTTTACAAAGGAGCACCGTTGGAGTTGATAACCTACCAGCCAGACACTCCTCTTCTGCAGAAATGCATTTTGGGAAATGAGCTCGACGCAGGGCAGATTCTCCAGGCAATCGTTCCCGGCAAAACCTGGCAGTGTGCTCGGAGCCTCGGTGCTTTTTCTCTGATGGGCTGCACCGTCACTCCAGGTTTCGATTTTAGGGATTTTCAGTTTGTGCGGGACCTTCCAGATCATGCTCTTCATTTTCAAGGGGCGATGGCAGGGTTGCGCCATTTTCTGTAG